In Manduca sexta isolate Smith_Timp_Sample1 unplaced genomic scaffold, JHU_Msex_v1.0 HiC_scaffold_1210, whole genome shotgun sequence, a genomic segment contains:
- the LOC115451912 gene encoding ras-related protein Rab-1A, with the protein FIYKNEGKVNTNKVHFCTLQDSFNNVKQWLEEIDRYACDNVNKLLVGNKCDLTTKKVVDYTTANQYAEQLGIPFLETSAKNSTNVEQAFMTMAAEIKTRVGPPSTGAAPVGGQVKIDQGHPIDTGKSSCC; encoded by the exons tttttatttacaaaaatgagGGTAAGGTCAATACGAATAAAGTGCATTTTTGTACATTACAGGACTCGTTCAACAACGTGAAGCAATGGCTGGAGGAGATCGATCGTTACGCGTGCGACAACGTGAACAAACTGCTTGTGGGCAACAAGTGCGATCTCACCACCAAGAAGGTTGTCGACTACACCACCGCCAAT CAATACGCGGAACAGCTGGGCATACCGTTCCTGGAGACGTCCGCGAAGAACTCGACGAACGTTGAGCAAGCGTTCATGACGATGGCGGCGGAGATCAAGACGCGCGTCGGGCCGCCCTCCACCGGCGCCGCGCCCGTCGGCGGGCAGGTCAAGATCGACCAGGGACACCCCATCGACACCGGCAAGTCCTCCTGCTGCTGA